A window of Tautonia plasticadhaerens contains these coding sequences:
- the smpB gene encoding SsrA-binding protein SmpB, giving the protein MAKKGGGKQQDGKGDGIQVVARNRRARHEFDLLEKVEAGIVLTGTEVKSLRGGKASLEEAYASIDRDEVWIYGVDIPEYLQANRMNHTPKRPRKLLLHRREIERLKTKAAEKGLTIVPLQLYFKKGLAKVEISIARGRKLHDKRDAIKARETKRDIDRALRDRS; this is encoded by the coding sequence ATGGCCAAGAAGGGCGGCGGCAAGCAGCAGGACGGCAAGGGAGACGGCATCCAGGTGGTTGCCCGGAACCGCCGCGCCCGGCATGAGTTCGACCTGCTGGAGAAGGTCGAGGCGGGGATCGTCCTGACCGGCACCGAGGTCAAGAGCCTGCGGGGCGGCAAGGCGAGCCTGGAGGAAGCCTACGCGAGCATCGATCGGGACGAGGTCTGGATCTACGGGGTCGACATCCCCGAGTACCTCCAGGCCAACCGGATGAACCACACCCCCAAGCGTCCCCGAAAGCTGCTACTCCACCGTCGGGAGATCGAACGGCTCAAGACCAAGGCCGCCGAGAAGGGGCTGACCATCGTCCCGTTGCAACTCTATTTCAAGAAAGGCCTCGCCAAGGTCGAGATCTCCATAGCCCGGGGTCGCAAGCTCCATGACAAACGCGACGCCATCAAGGCCAGGGAAACCAAGCGCGACATCGACCGCGCCCTTCGCGACCGATCCTGA
- a CDS encoding DnaA/Hda family protein, translating into MEPSSRPPDPGRNPPGPWDGFLVGPENSLAHAAARELARGATGESPLVLIGPSGSGKSRILEAMAADRVSRNSGAAIALIPGEVFVSDCHEAGDLNSSEAWSELRLRYRNLDLLAIDDLNPLSRSPLALAELEPTLDELDAAGASVAVTVRDDPGRWESWPRRLADRLRAGLTARIDGPGPPSRRRFLLDRTRARGVAMTAEAIDLLAEAADGYRTLEGWIARLELNARVDRRPIDRVMAAALLADDEATAPAASIAEISRAVASRFGLRVRDLRSSSRRAALVVPRHLAILLSRELTRSSFASLGAAFGDRDPKSIRHACRAASIRIANDPAIASVAEAIRRKWADAPA; encoded by the coding sequence ATGGAACCGTCGTCACGCCCGCCCGATCCGGGCCGGAATCCTCCCGGCCCCTGGGACGGTTTCCTCGTCGGACCGGAGAACAGCCTGGCCCATGCCGCGGCCCGGGAACTCGCCCGGGGGGCGACCGGCGAATCACCCCTGGTCCTGATCGGGCCATCGGGTTCGGGGAAGAGCCGGATCCTGGAGGCGATGGCCGCCGATCGGGTCTCCAGGAATTCTGGTGCGGCCATCGCACTGATCCCCGGCGAGGTGTTCGTCTCCGATTGTCACGAGGCGGGCGATCTCAACTCCTCCGAGGCCTGGTCCGAATTGCGTCTCCGCTACCGGAACCTGGACCTGCTCGCGATCGATGACCTGAACCCCCTGTCCCGGTCACCCCTCGCCCTGGCCGAACTGGAACCGACGCTCGACGAACTGGACGCCGCCGGGGCGTCCGTGGCCGTGACCGTCCGTGACGACCCCGGCCGGTGGGAGTCATGGCCCCGTCGCCTCGCCGATCGGCTCCGGGCCGGGCTGACCGCCCGAATCGATGGGCCTGGACCTCCCTCGCGCCGGAGATTCCTCCTCGATCGCACTCGTGCCCGGGGGGTCGCCATGACCGCCGAGGCGATCGACCTGCTGGCCGAGGCCGCCGATGGCTACCGGACCCTGGAGGGCTGGATCGCCCGGCTGGAGCTGAACGCCCGAGTCGATCGCCGACCCATCGACCGCGTCATGGCCGCCGCCCTTCTCGCGGACGACGAGGCGACAGCCCCCGCCGCCTCGATCGCGGAGATCTCCCGGGCGGTCGCATCCCGATTCGGCCTACGGGTCCGCGACTTGCGATCATCCAGCCGCCGTGCCGCCCTCGTCGTGCCGAGGCACCTGGCGATCCTGCTGTCCCGGGAACTGACCCGCTCCAGCTTTGCGTCCCTCGGGGCCGCCTTCGGCGACCGCGACCCCAAATCGATCCGCCATGCCTGCCGGGCCGCATCGATCCGGATCGCGAATGATCCCGCGATCGCCTCGGTGGCGGAAGCTATCCGGCGGAAATGGGCCGATGCCCCGGCCTGA
- the glgB gene encoding 1,4-alpha-glucan branching protein GlgB codes for MSTTTPPTGTRPRGATLHPSDVDHLIHANHWDPFGVLGPHPVGENGRAAVAIRTLAPDARKAWVVDLSGGEPGRRVEMERLHPAGLFELVITGRSSAPPYRIAVENGEGHSWQYVDPYRFGQVLSDFDIYLLGEGNHLRAYDKLGAHVREVDGIRGVHFALWAPNARRVSVVGNFNHWDGRRHPMRNLGPTGLWEVFIPDLEPGEVYKYEVKSRYNDYLVSKADPFGFYAEQRPQTASIVWDVDGFNWDDSEWMARREQRQALDAPISVYEVHLGSWRRKAEDNGYLSYRELAEQLAAYVTEMGFTHVELLPISEHPFDGSWGYQPVGLYAPTSRFGSPDEFATFVDTLHRHGIGVIVDWVPAHFPRDMHGLGFFDGTHLYEHEDPRLGEHRDWGTKIYNFGRAEVRNYLLANALFWLDKYHIDGLRVDAVASMLYLDYSRNPGEWVPNAFGGNENLEAIDFLKKFNESAHAQFPGVLTIAEESTAFPGVSRPTYIGGLGFSLKWNMGWMNDTLRYFAKDPVYRKYEHGSLTFSLVYAFTENFMLPLSHDEVVHGKRALLDKMPGDQWQKVANLRLLLSYQWTHPGKKLLFMGCEFGQWREWGESQSLDWHLLQWPDHHGLQRMVADLNRIYCSEPALHQIDFEWQGFDWLELHDWENSVLAYLRKGKHPGDEVIVVCNFTPCLREGYRIGVPHGGGYRELFNSDAAIYGGSNAGNAGYLESIPEHHAGRPYHLNLTLPPLGVIILKAQSGG; via the coding sequence ATGAGTACGACCACCCCGCCGACCGGCACCCGACCCCGAGGCGCGACGCTCCATCCCTCGGACGTCGACCACCTGATCCACGCCAACCACTGGGATCCGTTCGGGGTGCTCGGGCCGCACCCGGTGGGGGAGAATGGCCGGGCGGCGGTCGCGATCAGGACCCTGGCCCCGGATGCCCGGAAGGCCTGGGTCGTCGACCTGTCCGGCGGCGAGCCGGGTCGCCGGGTCGAGATGGAGCGGCTCCACCCCGCCGGGCTGTTCGAACTGGTCATCACCGGGCGGTCCTCCGCCCCCCCGTACCGGATCGCCGTCGAGAACGGCGAGGGGCACTCCTGGCAGTATGTCGACCCCTATCGGTTCGGACAGGTGCTCTCGGACTTCGACATCTACCTGCTCGGCGAGGGCAACCACCTGAGGGCGTACGACAAGCTCGGTGCCCACGTCCGGGAGGTCGACGGCATCCGGGGGGTCCACTTCGCCCTCTGGGCCCCGAACGCCCGGCGGGTCAGTGTCGTCGGCAACTTCAACCATTGGGACGGCCGACGCCACCCGATGCGGAACCTCGGACCGACCGGCCTTTGGGAGGTCTTCATCCCCGACCTCGAACCGGGAGAGGTCTACAAGTACGAGGTCAAGAGCCGTTACAACGATTACCTCGTCTCGAAGGCCGACCCCTTCGGCTTCTACGCCGAGCAGCGTCCCCAGACCGCCTCGATCGTCTGGGACGTCGACGGCTTTAACTGGGACGACTCGGAGTGGATGGCTCGACGCGAACAGCGTCAGGCCCTCGACGCGCCGATCTCCGTCTACGAGGTCCACCTCGGTTCCTGGAGGCGTAAGGCCGAGGACAACGGCTATCTCAGTTATCGGGAGCTGGCCGAGCAACTGGCCGCCTACGTGACCGAGATGGGATTCACCCACGTCGAGCTATTGCCGATCAGCGAGCACCCCTTCGACGGCTCCTGGGGCTACCAGCCGGTCGGCCTGTATGCCCCCACCTCGAGGTTCGGCTCACCCGACGAGTTCGCCACCTTCGTCGACACGCTGCATCGCCACGGCATCGGCGTGATCGTGGATTGGGTCCCTGCCCACTTCCCCCGCGACATGCACGGGCTGGGCTTCTTCGACGGCACACACCTCTACGAGCACGAGGATCCCCGCCTCGGGGAGCACCGCGACTGGGGCACCAAGATCTACAACTTCGGCCGCGCCGAGGTGCGCAACTACCTGCTGGCCAATGCCCTCTTCTGGCTGGACAAGTACCACATCGACGGCCTCCGGGTCGACGCGGTCGCCTCGATGCTCTACCTGGACTACAGCCGAAACCCGGGAGAGTGGGTCCCCAACGCGTTCGGAGGCAACGAGAACCTGGAGGCGATCGACTTCCTCAAGAAGTTCAACGAGTCGGCCCATGCCCAGTTCCCCGGCGTCCTGACGATCGCCGAGGAATCCACCGCGTTCCCGGGCGTCTCGCGGCCGACTTACATCGGCGGCCTCGGTTTCAGCCTGAAATGGAACATGGGCTGGATGAACGACACGCTCCGGTATTTCGCCAAGGATCCCGTGTATCGCAAGTACGAGCACGGCAGCCTGACGTTTAGCCTCGTCTACGCCTTCACCGAGAACTTCATGCTCCCCCTGTCGCACGACGAGGTGGTGCACGGCAAGCGGGCGTTGCTCGACAAGATGCCCGGCGACCAGTGGCAGAAAGTCGCCAACCTCCGCCTTCTTCTCTCGTACCAGTGGACTCACCCGGGCAAGAAGCTCCTCTTCATGGGGTGCGAATTCGGCCAGTGGCGCGAGTGGGGCGAGTCCCAGAGCCTGGACTGGCACCTGCTCCAGTGGCCCGACCATCACGGCCTCCAGCGGATGGTCGCCGACCTCAACCGGATCTACTGCTCCGAGCCGGCCTTGCACCAGATCGACTTCGAGTGGCAGGGATTCGACTGGCTCGAGCTGCACGACTGGGAGAACAGCGTGCTCGCCTATCTTCGGAAGGGGAAGCACCCCGGCGACGAAGTCATCGTCGTCTGCAACTTCACCCCATGCCTGCGGGAGGGCTACCGCATCGGCGTGCCCCACGGGGGCGGCTATCGCGAGCTTTTCAACTCGGACGCCGCCATCTACGGCGGCTCCAATGCCGGGAATGCCGGCTATCTCGAGTCGATCCCCGAGCACCACGCCGGCCGCCCCTATCACCTCAACCTCACGCTGCCGCCCCTCGGGGTGATCATCCTCAAGGCCCAGTCAGGCGGTTGA
- a CDS encoding response regulator, giving the protein MSDVLIVDDNPADRAYFRLLLRKADFRVHEVDLGSQALATTLAVRPHVVILDINLPDIDGHTVCRALRADPMIGGIPVLMLTVRDHEADVLAGLEAGADDYVPKDAAPEVFLARVRRLCRYRQMANTSLLNEQMAQIGRLLAGIVHEIRGPLGVIRGNAELMRMQLDQENPALRFADPIIRSVQLLQVRLEHLMATVRGGPPVLHPLELEPLVLEAIDYFRKGSDPKQGRIEVVVIPPDGPISPVRADAGRLLQVLLNLMINAREAMLSRRDSGRLELRIVPAVDEGRTGIRIEVLDDGPGIPEELLNRIFEPFFTTKETGTGYGLYLGAEILREHGGRLSACNRPEGGACFLLWLPTSEESPGRPP; this is encoded by the coding sequence ATGAGCGACGTCCTGATCGTCGACGACAACCCGGCCGATCGCGCCTACTTCCGCCTCCTGCTGCGCAAGGCCGACTTCCGTGTCCACGAAGTCGACCTCGGCTCCCAGGCCCTGGCGACGACGCTGGCCGTCCGGCCCCACGTCGTCATCCTCGACATCAACCTGCCTGACATTGATGGACATACCGTCTGCCGGGCGCTGCGGGCTGACCCGATGATCGGCGGCATCCCCGTCCTGATGCTGACGGTACGCGATCACGAGGCGGACGTGCTCGCCGGCCTGGAGGCCGGGGCCGACGACTACGTACCCAAGGACGCCGCCCCCGAGGTCTTCCTCGCGCGCGTTCGCCGCCTCTGCCGGTACCGTCAGATGGCCAACACCTCGCTCTTGAACGAGCAAATGGCCCAGATCGGCCGCCTGCTGGCCGGGATCGTCCACGAGATCCGGGGCCCGCTGGGCGTGATCCGGGGGAATGCCGAGCTGATGCGGATGCAGCTGGACCAGGAAAACCCGGCCCTCCGCTTCGCCGACCCGATCATCCGCAGCGTCCAGCTCCTGCAAGTCCGCCTGGAGCACCTGATGGCCACCGTCCGAGGAGGCCCGCCCGTGCTCCATCCGCTGGAGCTCGAGCCGCTCGTGCTGGAGGCCATCGACTACTTCCGAAAGGGATCCGATCCGAAGCAGGGGCGCATCGAGGTCGTCGTCATTCCCCCGGACGGCCCGATCTCCCCGGTCCGGGCGGACGCGGGGCGGCTGCTCCAAGTCCTGCTCAATCTGATGATCAACGCCCGAGAGGCGATGCTCTCCCGGCGGGACTCGGGACGGCTGGAACTCCGGATTGTCCCCGCCGTCGACGAGGGGCGAACCGGGATCCGCATCGAGGTGCTGGACGACGGCCCCGGCATCCCCGAGGAGTTGCTCAACCGCATCTTCGAGCCGTTCTTCACCACCAAGGAGACCGGGACCGGCTATGGCCTCTACCTCGGCGCCGAGATCCTCCGTGAGCACGGCGGCCGACTCTCGGCCTGCAACCGGCCCGAAGGGGGGGCCTGCTTCCTCCTCTGGCTGCCGACCTCCGAGGAATCCCCGGGCCGACCTCCCTGA
- a CDS encoding sensor histidine kinase, translating into MSWSRDGRDRRIRGPGIDAMVALAAGILAASAGLAVVRGLPDGLAGALLGAAVALPIGVIWGVDCTRRRWRRPIRRINETLVDRPQGIGLVIPSPRPKVGRDAPIEVQVLARSVVDLQDRLSFSMRALNAGSSGHPREAMTRSGLFNPPSEPGGGESSSSNSFEGEDMIGRLDPGSLRWTEASPALQTFLGAGLDRLRDLSILELLHPDDRVPAGRQLRDVSGRGEALGLVYRMGTLGGDRKAVELNVSARYGPDGVAVYLRCHVTDVTEQIRARREERRRTRELIRLNDELRRTNRALAELKDRYSDLYQNAPAMYFSLDLEGRLLVCNDTLLKTLGYSRRDLIGRPYENLLPVSDRPTFRGRFAQYLQDGRIEAESRWAAVDGREIDVFVTAVAVRDSEGRLLHSRSVAQDITTRKRLEAELRRNNDRLARINDELSRKNTELDEFSYVISHDLQEPVRTLIAFSGFLRQEYTDRLDEQAIEYLDYLTEASSRMRTLIQDLLELSRAGRTAADFGPVPLDLVLATLRVDYAELIRAKGAEVTATGPLPTCWGDRTRIGQLLGNLIGNGLKYNESGQPRVEIGVIPTHSPGDGRRVTLAIRDNGIGIDPQFHDKIFQMFRRLHARDRYDGTGAGLAICQKIARAHGGRIWVESSPGEGSTFFVELPIAPSGSLTTHLPSSGHGPTAPANAPDDAIHAR; encoded by the coding sequence ATGAGCTGGAGCCGTGACGGCCGGGATCGACGGATTCGAGGGCCGGGCATCGATGCCATGGTCGCGCTGGCGGCCGGGATCCTGGCCGCCAGCGCCGGCCTTGCCGTCGTCCGGGGCTTACCCGACGGGTTGGCCGGGGCGCTGCTCGGCGCAGCGGTGGCCTTGCCGATCGGGGTGATCTGGGGGGTCGATTGCACGCGTCGCCGGTGGCGAAGGCCGATCAGGCGGATCAACGAGACGCTGGTCGACCGCCCCCAGGGGATCGGCCTGGTCATCCCCTCCCCGAGACCGAAGGTCGGCCGGGACGCCCCGATCGAGGTGCAGGTCCTGGCCCGATCGGTCGTCGACCTCCAGGATCGCTTGAGCTTCTCGATGCGGGCGCTCAACGCGGGCTCCTCCGGCCATCCCCGGGAGGCCATGACGCGCAGCGGGCTGTTCAACCCACCGTCCGAACCCGGCGGCGGTGAATCCTCCTCGTCGAATTCATTCGAAGGGGAAGACATGATCGGCCGGCTCGACCCCGGCTCGCTCCGCTGGACCGAGGCGAGCCCGGCGTTGCAAACCTTCCTGGGCGCCGGGCTGGATCGACTCCGGGACCTCTCGATCCTGGAACTCCTCCATCCCGACGACCGCGTCCCCGCCGGGAGGCAGCTCCGGGACGTCTCCGGTCGGGGCGAGGCACTCGGCCTGGTCTACCGGATGGGGACCCTCGGGGGGGACCGGAAGGCGGTCGAACTGAACGTCTCGGCCCGATACGGCCCCGACGGCGTGGCCGTATACCTGCGGTGCCACGTGACCGACGTGACCGAACAAATCCGGGCCCGGCGCGAGGAACGCCGGAGGACCCGTGAGCTGATCCGCCTGAATGACGAACTGAGGCGGACGAATCGAGCCCTAGCAGAGCTGAAGGATCGCTACAGCGACCTGTATCAGAACGCCCCGGCGATGTACTTCAGCCTCGACCTGGAAGGGAGGCTGCTCGTCTGCAACGACACCCTGCTGAAGACCCTCGGATACAGCCGACGGGACCTGATCGGCCGCCCCTACGAGAACCTCCTCCCCGTGTCGGATCGCCCGACCTTCCGGGGCCGGTTCGCTCAGTATCTCCAGGACGGCCGGATCGAGGCCGAGAGCCGATGGGCGGCCGTCGACGGCCGGGAGATCGACGTCTTCGTCACCGCCGTGGCCGTCCGGGACAGCGAGGGCCGCTTGCTTCACTCCCGGAGCGTCGCCCAGGACATTACCACCCGCAAGCGATTGGAGGCCGAGCTGCGCCGGAACAACGACCGGCTCGCCCGGATCAACGACGAGCTGTCTCGGAAGAACACCGAGCTGGACGAGTTTTCGTACGTCATTTCCCATGACCTCCAGGAGCCGGTCCGGACCCTGATCGCCTTCTCCGGCTTCCTGAGGCAGGAGTACACCGACCGGCTCGACGAGCAGGCGATCGAGTACCTCGACTACCTGACCGAGGCCTCGAGCCGGATGCGGACCCTGATCCAGGATCTCCTCGAACTCTCAAGGGCCGGGCGGACGGCGGCGGATTTCGGCCCGGTCCCTCTGGACTTGGTGCTGGCCACCCTCCGCGTCGACTACGCCGAGCTGATCCGGGCCAAGGGGGCCGAGGTCACCGCCACCGGGCCCTTGCCGACCTGCTGGGGGGACCGCACCCGGATCGGCCAGTTGCTGGGGAACCTCATCGGCAACGGCCTGAAGTATAATGAATCGGGGCAGCCCCGGGTCGAGATCGGGGTCATCCCCACGCATTCCCCCGGGGACGGCCGCAGGGTGACGCTGGCGATCCGGGACAACGGGATCGGCATCGATCCCCAGTTCCACGACAAGATCTTCCAGATGTTCCGCAGGCTCCACGCCCGAGACCGCTACGATGGGACCGGCGCAGGCCTGGCCATCTGCCAGAAGATCGCCCGGGCCCACGGCGGCCGGATCTGGGTCGAGAGCAGTCCCGGCGAGGGCTCAACCTTCTTCGTCGAATTGCCGATCGCTCCCTCGGGCTCACTCACCACCCACCTGCCGAGTTCCGGCCACGGCCCGACGGCACCGGCCAACGCCCCGGACGACGCGATCCATGCCCGTTGA
- a CDS encoding response regulator: MPVEFHILLVEDSPSDVLIIRRALAEAGFTHRLSILGDGASAMACLDRLADPSTPADQVPDLVLLDLNLPGPDGGQLLLRIKTDTVLRTIPVVVLTTSGRDEDVWRSYHSGANTFVQKPADFQNYRELALTLRRYWEQLATRPPRRPPEE, translated from the coding sequence ATGCCCGTTGAGTTCCACATCCTCCTGGTCGAGGACAGCCCCTCCGACGTCCTCATCATCCGTCGGGCCCTGGCCGAGGCCGGCTTCACCCACCGGCTGTCGATCCTCGGCGACGGCGCCTCGGCGATGGCCTGCCTCGACCGCCTCGCCGACCCATCGACACCCGCGGATCAGGTCCCCGACCTCGTCTTGCTCGACCTGAACCTCCCCGGCCCCGACGGCGGCCAACTCCTCCTCAGGATCAAGACCGACACCGTCCTCCGGACCATCCCTGTGGTCGTCCTCACGACCTCCGGTCGGGACGAGGACGTTTGGCGCAGTTACCACTCCGGCGCAAACACGTTCGTCCAGAAGCCCGCCGACTTCCAGAATTATCGCGAACTCGCCCTCACCCTCCGTCGCTACTGGGAACAGCTCGCCACCCGCCCCCCCCGCCGGCCTCCGGAGGAGTGA
- a CDS encoding YqgE/AlgH family protein — MKSLKGHFLVASRSLADPNFVRTVLLMIEHTDAGAAGIVLNRPTGASLAEVSEEAFGRLVEWDKPIHLGGPVPGPLIALHSLEGLGDQEVLDGLFSTVDPDKLQELIRLRVEPSRFLANYAGWGAGQLEMELDQDSWIISPADPEVALRGGDVSMWEEVLKHLSASLLADALGLDQLPDDPSLN; from the coding sequence ATGAAGAGCCTCAAGGGACACTTCCTCGTCGCGTCCAGGAGTTTGGCCGATCCGAATTTCGTCCGGACGGTGCTGCTGATGATCGAGCACACGGATGCGGGGGCGGCCGGGATCGTGCTCAACCGGCCGACCGGGGCCTCGCTCGCCGAGGTCTCCGAGGAGGCCTTCGGGCGGCTGGTCGAATGGGACAAGCCGATTCACCTCGGCGGCCCCGTACCCGGCCCGCTCATCGCGTTGCACTCGCTCGAGGGGCTGGGGGACCAGGAGGTGCTCGATGGCCTGTTCTCGACCGTCGACCCCGACAAGCTCCAGGAGTTGATCCGCCTCCGGGTCGAGCCGTCCCGGTTCCTGGCGAATTACGCGGGCTGGGGGGCTGGACAACTCGAGATGGAGCTGGACCAGGATTCCTGGATCATCTCCCCTGCCGACCCGGAAGTTGCCCTGAGGGGAGGGGACGTGAGCATGTGGGAGGAGGTGCTCAAGCACCTCTCCGCGAGCCTGCTGGCCGATGCGCTCGGGCTGGATCAGCTGCCGGACGACCCCAGCCTCAATTGA
- a CDS encoding type III pantothenate kinase, with protein MPPPALVIDIGNSRIKWGRLDEGGRLVGSMATTIGDQASWGMILDRLAMGGILEVSVASVNPPAAERLGETLRGRGIGPIRWYRSAADVPVRHGLEAPGRTGADRALAVLAAVSGKGHSGPGIVVQCGTAITVERIGPDGGWQGGAIGIGLSLASRALHAGTAQLPDFASLLSEIEPPAWGASTRPAMTAGIVWGAVGTIRELIARLSEGTDPPPWVVWTGGDASGLAPLVGGRLTEVEPDLVLIGLSIARTTPVTSR; from the coding sequence GTGCCTCCCCCCGCCCTCGTGATCGACATCGGCAATTCGCGGATCAAGTGGGGACGGCTCGACGAGGGAGGACGCCTCGTCGGGTCGATGGCCACGACGATCGGGGATCAGGCCTCGTGGGGCATGATACTGGACCGTCTGGCGATGGGGGGAATCCTCGAGGTCTCGGTCGCCTCGGTCAACCCTCCGGCGGCGGAGCGGCTCGGGGAGACGCTCCGGGGACGGGGGATCGGGCCGATCCGGTGGTACCGGTCCGCCGCGGATGTGCCGGTCCGCCACGGACTCGAAGCGCCCGGCCGGACCGGGGCCGATCGGGCCCTGGCTGTCCTGGCGGCGGTCTCGGGGAAGGGGCATTCCGGCCCGGGGATCGTGGTGCAGTGCGGTACGGCGATCACGGTGGAACGGATCGGCCCTGACGGCGGGTGGCAGGGGGGGGCCATCGGGATCGGTCTCTCGCTCGCCTCCCGGGCATTGCACGCCGGGACGGCCCAACTCCCCGACTTCGCCTCGCTGCTTTCCGAAATCGAGCCCCCCGCCTGGGGTGCCTCGACCCGCCCCGCGATGACTGCCGGGATCGTTTGGGGGGCCGTCGGGACGATTCGAGAGCTGATCGCCCGGCTATCCGAAGGGACTGACCCACCGCCCTGGGTCGTCTGGACCGGGGGAGACGCATCGGGCCTTGCGCCGCTCGTGGGAGGGCGACTTACCGAGGTCGAGCCGGATCTCGTGCTGATCGGCCTCTCGATTGCTCGGACCACTCCCGTCACGAGCCGATGA
- the obgE gene encoding GTPase ObgE yields MFVDRVTLQVKGGDGGNGCVSFRREKYVPRGGPNGGDGGDGAHVIVRAIEGLTNLAHLSGMRHFRGDRGQHGMGSNRDGRSAEDVYIDVPVGTIVRDHARGHVLRDLKSPGDHVVVARGGKGGHGNEHFKSATNRAPRQAEPGQPGEDRSIELELKVIADVGLIGLPNAGKSTLLSRISRAHPEIADYPFTTKYPNLGAVVVEDDAFIVADIPGLIEGAHQGHGLGHEFLRHVERTGLLVHLVEAVPIDGSDPVENYRVIRNELERYSPALATRPEILVLTKLDVTGAEEVIGRVSHELCREPMTISAVTGRGIPPLISRIIEVLHRTRREEAGAEAEARVGGR; encoded by the coding sequence ATGTTCGTCGATCGGGTGACGCTCCAGGTCAAGGGGGGCGACGGTGGCAACGGCTGCGTCAGCTTCCGCCGAGAGAAATACGTGCCCCGGGGCGGCCCCAATGGCGGCGACGGCGGCGACGGCGCGCATGTCATCGTCCGGGCCATCGAGGGGTTGACCAACCTGGCCCACCTCTCCGGGATGCGCCACTTCCGTGGCGACCGTGGCCAGCACGGCATGGGCAGCAATCGGGACGGCCGGTCGGCCGAAGATGTCTACATCGACGTCCCCGTCGGCACGATCGTTCGGGACCACGCACGGGGCCATGTCCTACGCGACCTGAAGTCCCCGGGCGATCACGTCGTCGTCGCCCGGGGCGGCAAGGGCGGTCACGGCAATGAGCATTTCAAATCGGCCACCAACCGGGCCCCCCGGCAGGCCGAGCCGGGGCAGCCGGGCGAGGATCGCTCGATCGAGCTGGAGCTGAAGGTCATCGCCGACGTCGGGCTGATCGGCCTGCCCAATGCGGGCAAGTCGACCCTGCTCTCCCGGATCAGCCGGGCGCACCCGGAGATCGCCGATTACCCGTTCACGACCAAGTACCCGAACCTCGGGGCGGTGGTCGTCGAGGACGATGCCTTCATCGTCGCCGACATTCCAGGCCTGATCGAGGGGGCCCATCAGGGGCATGGGCTCGGGCACGAGTTCCTCCGCCACGTCGAGCGGACTGGCCTGCTCGTCCACCTGGTCGAGGCGGTGCCGATCGACGGCTCCGACCCGGTCGAGAATTACCGGGTCATCCGCAACGAACTGGAGCGGTACAGCCCCGCCCTGGCCACCCGGCCGGAGATCCTGGTGCTCACCAAGCTGGACGTGACCGGGGCCGAGGAGGTCATCGGGCGCGTCTCCCACGAACTCTGCCGGGAGCCGATGACCATCTCGGCCGTCACCGGGAGGGGGATCCCCCCGCTGATTTCCCGGATCATCGAGGTCCTCCACCGGACCCGACGGGAGGAGGCCGGGGCCGAGGCCGAGGCCAGGGTCGGGGGCCGCTGA
- the rpmA gene encoding 50S ribosomal protein L27, with amino-acid sequence MAHKKGQGSSRNGRDSNAQRLGIKLFGGQHAKAGAIICRQHGTKWRPGKNVGVGRDWTIFALKEGEVYFDQEGRRINVRPVEVVANA; translated from the coding sequence ATGGCTCACAAGAAAGGTCAGGGCTCCAGCCGCAACGGTCGCGATTCGAACGCGCAGCGGCTGGGAATCAAATTGTTCGGCGGCCAGCACGCCAAGGCCGGTGCCATCATCTGCCGGCAGCACGGCACCAAGTGGCGGCCGGGCAAGAATGTCGGCGTCGGCCGTGACTGGACCATCTTCGCCCTGAAGGAGGGCGAGGTCTATTTCGATCAGGAAGGCCGCCGGATCAACGTCCGTCCGGTCGAGGTCGTGGCCAACGCCTGA
- a CDS encoding WXG100 family type VII secretion target, with protein MPQAHVDPEELRRFAQSLKQFNNDLTARMTVLNGQVNNLGATWRDREHDKFVEEFRQTMNVVNRFIQASEQHVPFLMKKAERIEDYLQQR; from the coding sequence ATGCCGCAAGCCCATGTCGACCCCGAGGAGCTGCGCCGGTTCGCCCAGAGCCTCAAGCAGTTCAACAACGACCTGACGGCCCGGATGACCGTGCTCAACGGCCAGGTGAACAACCTGGGTGCCACCTGGCGGGATCGCGAGCACGACAAGTTCGTCGAGGAGTTCCGCCAGACGATGAACGTCGTCAACCGCTTCATCCAGGCCTCGGAGCAGCACGTCCCCTTCCTGATGAAGAAGGCCGAGCGGATCGAAGACTACCTGCAGCAGCGATGA